A stretch of Gallus gallus isolate bGalGal1 chromosome 2, bGalGal1.mat.broiler.GRCg7b, whole genome shotgun sequence DNA encodes these proteins:
- the TRIL gene encoding TLR4 interactor with leucine rich repeats, whose product MGARRRLRLMVPWGSVALFLLLLPAAEPICPEPCDCQQHQHLLCTNRGLRSVPKAAEPQDVLTYSLGGNFIANISAFDFHRLAGLQRLDLQYNRIRSLHPKAFEHLGRLEELYLGNNLLPALVPGTLSALVKLRILYVNANEIGRLSAASFSGLSSLVKLRLDGNELGSLGDSTFSGLPNLLYLHLESNRIRWLSRGAFTGLARLRFLDLSGNQQSSLRHPELFGPLHSLHTLLLASNSLQHLAGGLFRHLPTLAKLSLSNNQLAHLAPDAFAGLGSLKELRLEGNQLSHLPATLLEPLSSLETLDLSRNVLTALHPTTFGRLGHLRELSLRDNALVTLPGELFASSPALYRLELEGNTWSCDCRLRGLKHWLGAWHSQGRLLTVFVQCHLPPTLAGKYLDYLQDNQLLPPPDGSPCLKGASPSTSPPPAVEGLGTNSSKAMGLLHEPPRVPPPSASTARLLAAPEGEMAAPQGMAEAPSPTPLPARPKASGPVPPSVAWPRRGGRPRSVPSSSMPPLVSDPCDFNKLFLCNLSVEAVGSSSVTVRWAVRPHRSPRLLGPARFRLLFDRFGAAVKFQRFVYLPERGEPAATLQELRPDTPYLVCVEGVLGGRVCPVAPRDHCAGLVTLPEGSAAAAGGPRGPDQQLLTLVLLAVNALLLFAALAAWASRLLRKKVLGRRRRKAAPVHVRQLYSTRRPLRSMGTGVSADFSGFQSHRPPRGAACVLSEADLIEFPCERFMDSGSTRHGDDHLLQRFAD is encoded by the coding sequence ATGGGAGCGCGGCGCCGGCTCCGCCTGATGGTGCCGTGGGGCTCCGTCGcgctcttcctcctgctgctgcccgcGGCGGAGCCCATCTGCCCCGAGCCGTGCgactgccagcagcaccagcacctcCTCTGCACCAACCGGGGCCTGCGCTCCGTGCCCAAGGCCGCCGAGCCCCAGGATGTCCTCACCTACAGCCTGGGAGGCAACTTCATCGCCAACATCTCCGCCTTCGACTTCCACCGCCTGGCCGGGCTCCAGCGCCTGGACCTGCAGTACAACCGGATCCGCTCGCTGCATCCCAAGGCCTTTGAGCACCTGGGCCGGCTGGAGGAGCTCTACCTGGGCAACAACCTGCTGCCTGCGCTGGTCCCCGGCACGCTCAGCGCGCTGGTCAAGCTGCGCATCCTCTACGTAAATGCCAACGAGATCGGCCGCCTCAGCGCCGCCTCCTTCTCTGGCCTCAGCAGCCTGGTCAAGCTGCGCCTGGATGGCAACGAGCTGGGCTCGCTGGGCGACTCCACCTTCTCGGGGCTGCCCAATTTACTCTACCTGCACCTGGAGTCCAACCGCATCCGCTGGCTGAGCCGCGGGGCGTTCACCGGCCTGGCCAGGCTGCGCTTCCTTGACCTCTCTGGGAACCAGCAGAGCTCCCTTCGCCACCCGGAACTCTTTGGACCACTGCATTCCCTGCACACCCTGCTGTTGGCCAGCAACAGCCTGCAGCATCTGGCAGGGGGGCTTTTTCGGCACCTGCCCACCTTAGCCAAGCTCTCGCTCAGTAACAACCAACTGGCTCACCTGGCACCGGATGCCTTCGCGGGGCTGGGCTCTCTGAAGGAGCTACGCCTTGAGGGCAACCAGCTGAGCCACCTTCCTGCTACGCTTCTGGAGCCACTCAGCAGCCTGGAGACACTGGATCTGAGCCGCAATGTGCTGACTGCCTTGCACCCCACCACTTTTGGCCGTCTTGGCCACTTGCGGGAGCTCAGCCTGCGAGACAACGCACTGGTCACACTCCCTGGCGAGCTCTTCGCCTCCAGCCCAGCTCTCTACCGcctggagctggaagggaacaCCTGGAGCTGCGACTGCCGCCTCCGTGGCCTCAAGCACTGGCTGGGGGCCTGGCACTCGCAGGGCCGCCTGCTCACCGTCTTCGTACAGTGCCACCTGCCGCCCACCTTGGCTGGCAAGTACCTTGACTACCTGCAGGACAACCAGCTGCTGCCGCCACCCGATGGCAGCCCCTGCCTCAAAGGTGCCTCTCCCTCCACATCCCCACCGCCGGCTGTTGAGGGGCTTGGCACCAACAGCAGCAAGGCCATGGGGCTGCTTCATGAGCCCCCGCGTGTGCCTCCTCCATCTGCCTCCACTGCCCGCCTGCTGGCAGCGCCCGAAGGTGAGATGGCTGCACCGCAGGGCATGGCAGaggctcccagccccacaccgcTGCCTGCCCGCCCCAAGGCCTCAGGGCCGGTGCCACCCAGCGTGGCCTGGCCCCGGCGTGGCGGCAGGCCCCGCTCCGTACCATCCTCCAGCATGCCACCACTGGTGTCTGACCCGTGCGACTTCAACAAGCTGTTCCTCTGCAACCTGTCAGTGGAGGCGGTGGGCTCCAGCTCAGTGACGGTGCGCTGGGCTGTGCGGCCTCACCGCAGCCCTCGCCTGCTGGGCCCTGCACGCTTCCGCCTGCTCTTTGACCGCTTTGGTGCAGCTGTCAAGTTCCAGCGCTTCGTCTATCTGCCGGAGCGTGGCGAGCCAGCTGCCACGCTACAAGAGCTGCGCCCGGACACCCCCTATCTCGTGTGTGTCGAGGGTGTGCTTGGCGGCCGCGTGTGCCCAGTAGCACCGCGGGACCACTGTGCGGGGCTGGTCACCCTGCCCGAGGGCAGTGcagcggcggcgggcgggcccCGCGGCCCTGACCAGCAGCTCCTCACGCTGGTGCTGCTGGCGGTCAACGCGCTGCTGCTCTTTGCCGCACTGGCAGCCTGGGCCTCCCGCCTGCTGCGGAAGAAGGTGCtggggcggcggcggaggaaGGCAGCTCCTGTTCACGTGCGGCAGCTTTACTCCACCCGCCGGCCGCTCCGCTCCATGGGCACTGGTGTATCCGCTGATTTCTCGGGCTTCCAGTCCCACCGTCCACCCCGTGGTGCTGCTTGTGTACTCAGCGAGGCAGACCTCATTGAGTTCCCCTGCGAGCGCTTCATGGACAGTGGCAGCACCCGGCACGGTGACGACCACCTGCTGCAGCGATTCGCCGACTGA